Proteins co-encoded in one Brassica rapa cultivar Chiifu-401-42 chromosome A02, CAAS_Brap_v3.01, whole genome shotgun sequence genomic window:
- the LOC103854706 gene encoding elongation factor 2 has translation MVKFTSDELRRIMDYKHNIRNMSVIAHVDHGKSTLTDSLVAAAGIIAQEVAGDVRMTDTRADEAERGITIKSTGISLYYEMTDASLKSFTGARDGNEYLINLIDSPGHVDFSSEVTAALRITDGALVVVDCIEGVCVQTETVLRQALGERIRPVLTVNKMDRCFLELQVDGEEAYQTFQRVIENANVIMATYEDPLLGDVQVYPEKGTVAFSAGLHGWAFTLTNFAKMYASKFGVDETKMMERLWGENFFDPATRKWSGKNTGSATCKRGFVQFCYEPIKQIIATCMNDQKDKLWPMLQKLGVQMKSDEKELMGKPLMKRVMQTWLPASTALLEMMIFHLPSPHTAQRYRVENLYEGPLDDQYATAIRNCDPNGPLMLYVSKMIPASDKGRFFAFGRVFSGKVSTGMKVRIMGPNFVPGEKKDLYVKSVQRTVIWMGKRQETVEDVPCGNTVAMVGLDQFITKNATLTNEKEVDAHPIRAMKFSVSPVVRVAVQCKVASDLPKLVEGLKRLAKSDPMVVCTMEESGEHIVAGAGELHLEICLKDLQDDFMGGAEIVKSDPVVSFRETVLERSVRTVMSKSPNKHNRLYMEARPLEDGLAEAIDDGRIGPRDDPKIRSKILAEEFGWDKDLAKKIWAFGPETTGPNMVVDMCKGVQYLNEIKDSVVAGFQWASKEGPLCDENMRGICFEVCDVVLHSDAIHRGGGQVIPTARRVIYASQLTAKPRLLEPVYMVEIQAPEGALGGIYSVLNQKRGHVFEEMQRPGTPLYNIKAYLPVVESFGFSSQLRAATSGQAFPQCVFDHWEMMSSDPLEAGSQASTLVADIRKRKGMKEQMTPLSDFEDKL, from the exons ATG GTGAAGTTTACATCCGATGAGCTTCGTCGGATCATGGATTACAAACACAACATCCGTAACATGTCCGTTATTGCCCATGTCGACCATG GTAAATCCACCCTCACTGACTCCTTGGTTGCTGCTGCTGGTATCATTGCTCAAGAAGTTGCTGGTGACGTCCGTATGACTGATACTCGTGCTGACGAGGCTGAACGTGGTATCACTATCAAGTCCACGGGTATCTCTCTCTACTACGAGATGACCGATGCTTCCTTGAAGAGCTTCACTGGCGCCAGAGATGGAAACGAGTATCTTATCAACCTCATTGACTCTCCTGGCCACGTTGACTTCTCCTCTGAGGTCACTGCTGCTCTCCGTATCACCGATGGTGCCCTTGTTGTCGTCGACTGTATTGAGGGTGTCTGTGTTCAGACTGAGACTGTGCTTCGTCAGGCTCTTGGTGAGAGGATTAGGCCCGTGCTGACTGTGAACAAGATGGACAGGTGTTTCCTTGAGCTTCAGGTTGACGGTGAGGAGGCTTACCAGACGTTCCAGAGGGTTATTGAGAACGCTAATGTGATCATGGCGACGTATGAGGATCCTCTCCTTGGTGATGTTCAGGTTTACCCTGAGAAGGGAACTGTCGCCTTCTCTGCCGGTCTCCATGGATGGGCCTTCACGCTGACCAACTTTGCGAAGATGTATGCTTCTAAGTTTGGTGTGGACGAGACTAAGATGATGGAGAGGCTGTGGGGTGAGAATTTCTTTGACCCTGCTACAAGGAAGTGGAGCGGCAAGAACACTGGGTCCGCTACTTGCAAGCGTGGGTTTGTGCAGTTCTGTTATGAGCCCATCAAGCAGATCATTGCCACTTGCATGAATGACCAGAAGGATAAGTTGTGGCCTATGTTGCAGAAGCTTGGTGTGCAGATGAAGTCTGATGAGAAGGAGCTCATGGGTAAGCCTTTGATGAAGCGTGTCATGCAGACTTGGCTCCCTGCAAGTACTGCGTTGCTTGAGATGATGATCTTTCACCTTCCGTCGCCCCACACTGCACAGAGGTACCGTGTTGAGAATCTCTATGAAGGTCCTCTTGATGATCAGTACGCCACTGCCATCAGAAACTGTGATCCTAATGGCCCTCTCATGCTCTATGTTTCTAAGATGATTCCTGCCTCAGACAAGGGGAGATTCTTTGCTTTTGGTCGTGTCTTCTCTGGAAAGGTGTCCACCGGTATGAAGGTCAGAATCATGGGTCCCAACTTTGTTCCTGGTGAGAAGAAGGATCTTTACGTCAAGAGTGTTCAGAGGACTGTCATCTGGATGGGTAAGAGGCAAGAGACTGTTGAGGATGTTCCCTGTGGTAACACCGTTGCTATGGTTGGTCTTGATCAGTTCATCACCAAGAATGCTACGCTGACGAACGAGAAAGAAGTTGATGCTCATCCTATCCGTGCGATGAAGTTCTCTGTGTCCCCTGTTGTACGTGTTGCTGTTCAGTGCAAGGTCGCTTCTGATCTTCCCAAGCTTGTTGAGGGACTTAAGAGGCTGGCCAAGTCTGATCCTATGGTTGTCTGCACAATGGAGGAGTCAGGTGAGCACATTGTTGCTGGTGCTGGAGAGCTCCATCTTGAGATTTGCTTGAAGGATCTTCAGGATGATTTCATGGGTGGTGCGGAGATTGTCAAGTCAGACCCTGTCGTCTCATTCCGTGAGACTGTTTTGGAGCGGTCTGTGCGTACCGTGATGAGCAAATCACCAAACAAGCATAACCGTCTGTACATGGAGGCTAGGCCCTTGGAGGATGGTCTTGCGGAGGCTATTGATGACGGCCGTATTGGTCCAAGAGATGATCCCAAGATACGTTCCAAGATCTTGGCAGAGGAGTTTGGTTGGGACAAGGATCTTGCAAAGAAGATATGGGCGTTTGGACCTGAAACCACAGGGCCCAACATGGTTGTTGACATGTGTAAGGGAGTTCAATACCTGAATGAAATCAAGGATTCTGTTGTTGCTGGGTTCCAGTGGGCTTCAAAGGAAGGTCCTCTTTGTGATGAGAACATGAGAGGGATCTGCTTTGAGGTTTGCGATGTGGTGCTCCACTCTGATGCTATCCACAGAGGTGGTGGTCAGGTTATCCCGACAGCGAGGAGGGTTATCTACGCCTCGCAGCTCACCGCCAAGCCCAGGCTGTTGGAGCCGGTTTACATGGTGGAGATCCAAGCACCAGAAGGAGCTCTTGGAGGAATCTACAGCGTGCTGAATCAGAAGCGTGGACACGTGTTTGAGGAGATGCAGAGGCCAGGAACACCGCTGTACAACATCAAGGCGTACCTGCCAGTCGTTGAGTCATTTGGATTCTCGAGTCAGCTTAGAGCAGCAACCTCAGGACAGGCCTTCCCTCAGTGTGTGTTTGATCATTGGGAGATGATGTCGTCTGACCCACTGGAGGCAGGATCGCAGGCTTCAACGTTGGTGGCTGACATCAGGAAGAGGAAGGGTATGAAGGAACAGATGACTCCATTGTCTGATTTCGAAGACAAGCTGTAA
- the LOC103854705 gene encoding PHD finger protein ALFIN-LIKE 4: MNRDGAYNPRTVEEVFRDYNGRRNGMIKALTTDVHEFHRLCDPEKENLCLYGLPSEDWEVNLPAEEVPPELPEPVLGINFARNGMLEKDWLSLVAVHSDAWLMAVAFFFGARFGFDKADRKRLFNMVNDLPTVFEVVTDFLARKLSKEKYSVSNNSSNRSKSNSKRGGSEARPIAKPAPKEEEEEEEENDDDDEEGDTACGACGETYARDEFWICCDMCENWFHGKCVKITPARAEHIKQYKCPSCSNNKRGRS, encoded by the exons ATGAACAGAGATGGCGCGTACAACCCACGCACTGTGGAGGAGGTTTTCAGAGATTATAATGGGCGTAGGAATGGCATGATTAAGGCTTTAACCACCG ATGTTCATGAGTTCCACCGCCTTTGTGATCCCG AGAAGGAGAACTTGTGCCTTTATGGGCTCCCTAGTGAGGACTGGGAAGTGAATCTACCAGCTGAAGAGGTTCCCCCTGAGCTCCCAGAGCCTGTTTTGGGTATCAACTTCGCCCGAAACGGGATGCTGGAGAAGGACTGGCTGTCCCTCGTCGCTGTCCACAGTGACGCATGGCTTATGGCAGTTGCTTTCTTTTTCGGAGCCAGGTTTGGCTTTGACAAAGCTGATAG GAAACGCCTCTTCAATATGGTGAACGACCTGCCAACGGTTTTCGAGGTTGTGACTGACTTTCTTGCTAGGAAACTGTCAAAGGAGAAATACTCTGTTTCCAACAACAGCAGCAACAGATCCAAATCAAACTCCAAg CGAGGAGGATCAGAGGCTCGGCCCATCGCAAAGCCAGCGCCcaaagaggaagaggaggaggaagaggagaatgatgatgatgatgaggaaggTGATACAGCGTGTGGGGCATGTGGTGAGACCTATGCACGTGATGAGTTCTGGATCTGCTGTGACATGTGTGAGAATTGGTTCCATGGGAAGTGCGTGAAGATAACGCCGGCCAGGGCTGAGCACATCAAGCAGTATAAGTGCCCATCTTGCAGCAACAACAAGAGGGGTCGGTCCTAA
- the LOC103854708 gene encoding uncharacterized protein LOC103854708 gives MDTQETSLGVTRVLREERPSSKIVTIAGYSVIKGRGEPYESSVFEAAGYKWRLVLHVGRAGYISLYVRIEETETIPYGLEVNVDLKLLVHVPKLDKYLTVTDGAVKRFNAEKKEWGFEQLIDLASFENTNEGYIVQDTCSFGAEIFIVKPAKVQEKVTFISNPPRNVFTWEIPHFSDMEDKFYYSDDFLVEDRYWRLGFNPKGGSALPIYLYAQGFRPDAVATNTWGAVNLRLKNQRSTNHRQIYSAAWYPIRSGYGVGVNNIILLADLNDASKGYLVNDAIIFEAEMVKVTVTNIVSV, from the exons ATGGATACTCAGGAAACGAGTTTAG GAGTGACAAGAGTGTTGAGAGAAGAGCGACCATCGAGTAAGATAGTGACGATAGCTGGCTATTCCGTGATTAAGGGGAGAGGCGAACCCTACGAGTCCTCTGTTTTTGAAGCTGCTGGTTACAAATG gAGACTAGTTTTGCACGTCGGTAGAGCTGGCTATATATCACTATACGTGAGGATCGAAGAGACTGAAACTATTCCCTATGGTTTGGAAGTCAATGTTGATCTCAAACTCCTTGTTCACGTTCCAAAGCTAGACAAGTACTTGACCGTCACAG ATGGAGCAGTGAAGAGATTCAACGCAGAGAAAAAAGAGTGGGGGTTCGAACAATTGATTGATCTTGCAAGTTTCGAAAACACAAACGAAGGGTACATTGTTCAAGACACTTGTTCTTTTGGTGCCGAGATCTTCATCGTTAAACCGGCCAAGGTACAAGAGAAGGTCACGTTCATATCAAACCCTCCACGCAATGTATTTACTTGGGAGATACCTCATTTCTCTGACATGGAAGATAAGTTCTACTATTCTGATGATTTTCTCGTGGAAGACCGATACTG GAGATTAGGGTTTAACCCGAAAGGTGGGAGTGCACTTCCAATCTATTTATATGCTCAAGGCTTTAGGCCAGACGCAGTCGCTACAAACACTTGGGGAGCGGTTAATCTGCGGTTAAAGAATCAACGAAGCACCAACCATAGACAAATATATT ctgCAGCTTGGTACCCTATTCGAAGCGGTTATGGCGTGGGAGTAAACAATATCATATTGTTAGCAGATTTAAACGATGCATCAAAGGGGTATTTGGTGAATGATGCTATTATCTTCGAAGCTGAAATGGTTAAGGTCACTGTGACCAACATCGTCTCCGTTTAA
- the LOC103854707 gene encoding uncharacterized protein LOC103854707, giving the protein MDSQQRSLCFISLAFLFITCSSAEFLIQQVTQGRGTENNSSYSLDANLGVTRVLRDERPSSKIVTIAGYSVIKGRGEPYESSVFEAAGYKWRIVLYVVGNANDGGAGYISLYVRIEETESLPFGWELNNVDLKLFVHNPKLNKYLTVTDGALKRFNGVKKESGFGQLIALSTFENTNEGYIVQDTCSFGAEILIVKPAEVQEKVTFISNPPDNVFTWKILRFSNLEDKFYYSADFLVGDRYWRLGFNPKGDGGGRPHALPIFLFAQGFGPNTVATNTWGAVNLRLKNQRSTNHRQIYSAAWYPIRSGYGVGVNNIILLADLNDASKGYLVNDAIIFEAEMVKVSVTNIVSV; this is encoded by the exons ATGGATAGTCAACAAAGGAGTTTGTGTTTCATTTCTCTAGCTTTTCTCTTCATCACTTGCTCTTCAGCTGAGTTCCTCATTCAACAGGTCACGCAAGGCAGAGGAACTGAGAACAACAGTTCTTACAGTCTCGACGCGAATCTTG GAGTGACAAGAGTGTTGAGAGACGAGCGACCATCGAGTAAGATAGTGACAATAGCTGGCTACTCCGTTATTAAAGGAAGAGGCGAACCCTACGAGTCCTCTGTTTTTGAAGCTGCTGGTTACAAATG gAGAATAGTTTTGTACGTGGTTGGTAATGCTAACGATGGTGGAGCTGGCTATATATCACTTTACGTGAGAATCGAAGAGACTGAATCTCTTCCCTTTGGTTGGGAACTCAATAATGTTGATCTCAAACTCTTTGTCCACAATCCAAAGCTGAACAAGTACTTGACTGTCACAG ATGGGGCATTGAAGCGATTCAATGGAGTGAAAAAAGAGTCGGGATTTGGTCAATTGATTGCTCTTTCAACATTCGAGAACACCAACGAAGGGTACATTGTGCAGGACACTTGCTCTTTTGGTGCTGAGATCCTCATAGTTAAACCAGCCGAGGTACAAGAGAAAGTGACGTTCATATCAAACCCTCCAGACAATGTGTTTACTTGGAAGATACTTCGTTTCTCCAACTTGGAAGATAAATTCTACTATTCTGCTGATTTTCTCGTTGGAGACCGATACTG GAGATTAGGGTTTAACCCGAAAGGAGATGGAGGAGGAAGACCACATGCACTTCCAATCTTCTTATTTGCTCAAGGCTTTGGGCCAAACACAGTCGCTACAAACACATGGGGAGCGGTTAATCTGCGCTTAAAGAATCAACGAAGCACCAACCATAGACAAATATATT CTGCAGCTTGGTACCCTATTCGAAGCGGTTATGGCGTGGGAGTAAACAATATCATATTGCTAGCAGATTTAAACGATGCATCCAAAGGGTATTTGGTGAATGATGCTATCATCTTTGAAGCTGAAATGGTTAAGGTCTCTGTGACCAACATCGTCTCCGTTTAG